The Actinomyces viscosus genome segment GGGGATCGGCATCTCTCAGGACGAAGCCGTCTCCTACCTGGCTGTCGTCCTACCAACCCTCAAGCGGTGGGCTCCCCGGTGACGGGACGGGCGAGATCGCGGCGAGCTGTTCGGCAGTCAGTGGTGATGGGTGCCGGTCGTCCCTGGGGCGTGTTGCGGGAGTCTGTGACGAGCTGAGTACCTTGGTGCGGCCCTTCAGTCGCTGATCGGGGTGTTGCGCTCAGGTGATATGTCGCCATCTGAGGTGTATGTCCCGAAACCGCAGGAGCTGAGCCGTGGTCAGGTTGAGCTGGGCTTGATCCGTGCCGGCTCAGATGGCTGGATGTGAGCAGGCGTCACATCGCCACGGCGTCCTCACCGAAACCCCTGCTGAGGATAGAAACGTCGACGGGTATCTGGGTTGATCGTTGGTTCCCGGAGAAGTTGTGAAGGTGGCGTGCGGTGGGACTCGCATGCTGAATGTGTCCGTCTGGGACGACTTTGACTGAACGGTTCAGGTGGCGTGTTTGCGTTTGCGCAGGTCAGAGCCTTTTCGGCTCGGAGGTGAGAGCAGACCGGGTCTCAAAGTCGTCCCTGGTGGACACCAGCCGCCTTACCGAGGCCGTAACGGGCCGCTGTTCCTACTGGCAACCACCACGACAGGCTCCGCGAGTAAGCCTCATGCTCTCAGTCGGCAGTTAGGTCAGCGGTGGCTCGTAGGCCATCTGGTCTCCCTTGTGCGTGCTCGGTCCATCTGACATCGTCGCACGTCCCGTGTGACGGCGATTACCGCCATACTTTACCGCCAGTGGCGGTAATCGAGCGCGGTCAGGCCAGCTCCCCGGTGATGAGGCGGGCCAGGTCGCGGCGGGCCCGGTGGCCCTCGGGGGTGGGGAACATCGGGTAGACGTGGTTGAGGCTCTCGCCGACGTGCAGCGTCGAGTCGACCCCGGCCTCCAGGAGCTTGGCGTGGAAGAGCGCGTTGTCCGGCAGGAAGATCTCCCGGGTCCCCACGAAGGTCGTCACCTTCCGCAGGCCCGACAGCTCACCGTAGATGGGGGAGAGGTGCCAGTCCGTCAACGGGGTCTCGCCTGCCCAGGACCGGCCGATCTCGGCGAGGGGCTCAGGCGCCATGAGCGGGTCGGCGTCGACGTAGTCGGAGATATCCGGGTTGGCGTTGGTGATGTCGACCCAGGGTGAGATAAGCGCGAGCTCGTCGGGCTGGGCGTCGCCGGCCTCGGCCAGGGACAGGGCGATGACCGCCGCCAGGCCCCCACCGGCGCTGTCACCCATGAGGATGATCCGCTTGCCCGGGTTCTCGGCGACCGTGCGCCGGTAGAGGTCCAGCACCAGCCGGTGCGCCTCCTTCCACGTGTGGTGGGGCGTCAGCGGGTAGAGCGGCATGATGAACTCCGCCCCCGTCCTGCGGGCGAGATGGTCCACGAGCCAGGCGTGCGCCGAGGCCGCCGTCTGGATGTACCCACCGCCGTGGAGGTAGATGACGATCGTGTTCGACGGCGTGCGCCCACGGACGTAGTAGACGGGCATCCCCTCGTCCTCGCGCCGCTG includes the following:
- a CDS encoding alpha/beta hydrolase fold domain-containing protein; amino-acid sequence: MSRKSRKTGRSTTLKTALGIAGTSLALGAFSAYSRKRYRRSAAATLAEYGTRPVKMAYTHMSITNRIARLASRPEPRRAVAFPAWGRIFYDLQRREDEGMPVYYVRGRTPSNTIVIYLHGGGYIQTAASAHAWLVDHLARRTGAEFIMPLYPLTPHHTWKEAHRLVLDLYRRTVAENPGKRIILMGDSAGGGLAAVIALSLAEAGDAQPDELALISPWVDITNANPDISDYVDADPLMAPEPLAEIGRSWAGETPLTDWHLSPIYGELSGLRKVTTFVGTREIFLPDNALFHAKLLEAGVDSTLHVGESLNHVYPMFPTPEGHRARRDLARLITGELA